Proteins encoded within one genomic window of Rhinoderma darwinii isolate aRhiDar2 chromosome 5, aRhiDar2.hap1, whole genome shotgun sequence:
- the IRX1 gene encoding iroquois-class homeodomain protein IRX-1 gives MSFSQLGYPQYLSAGQAAVYGGERPGVLAAAAAAAAAAAAGSGRPAGSELGSSSAAAVTSVLGMYPYSAPNYSAFLPYTTDLTLFSQMGSQYELKDNPGVHPATFAAHTAQGYYPYGQFQYGDPGRPKNATRESTSTLKAWLNEHRKNPYPTKGEKIMLAIITKMTLTQVSTWFANARRRLKKENKVTWGARSKEDDGNLFGSDNEGDHDKNEDDEEIDLESIDIDKIDDNDGEQSNEDEDDKPEHLRQSDKESLKKDNEVILAGTDGLKSKDPLSLVKETSESSNTRIVSPGGQGTLQVPPHNKPKIWSLAETATSPDGAIKSSPPSPQVNHTSPTTTIQHPAFLPSHGLYTCQIGKFHNWTNGAFLTQSSLINMRSLLGVNHHHGSHHNHHHLQAHQQAPLLTANLGGINSSDKTTERTSPKHTDRENVPRTDSPPQLKSSFQAVRDNTLSQQEGTPRILTALPSA, from the exons aTGTCCTTCTCGCAGCTGGGCTACCCCCAGTACCTGAGCGCTGGCCAGGCCGCCGTCTATGGAGGGGAGCGGCCGGGGGTACTGGCAGCAgccgccgcagcagcagcagcagccgccgCCGGGTCAGGGAGGCCCGCAGGAAGCGAACTTGGGAGCAGCTCCGCCGCCGCTGTCACCTCCGTGCTGGGCATgtacccatacagtgcccccaaCTACAGCGCCTTCCTGCCCTACACCACCGACCTCACCCTCTTCTCGCAGATG GGATCGCAGTATGAGCTGAAGGATAACCCTGGTGTCCACCCAGCCACTTTTGCAGCACATACTGCCCAAGGTTATTACCCTTATGGGCAGTTTCAGTATGGAGATCCAGGTCGGCCCAAAAATGCCACTAGGGAAAGTACCAGCACATTGAAGGCCTGGCTGAACGAGCACAGGAAAAACCCTTATCCCACCAAGGGTGAGAAGATCATGCTGGCCATCATCACCAAGATGACCCTCACCCAGGTCTCCACGTGGTTTGCCAATGCCAGGAGGAGACTTAAGAAAGAGAACAAGGTGACATGGGGTGCCAGGAGTAAGGAAGATGATGGAAATCTCTTTGGGAGTGACAATGAGGGGGACCATGACAAAAATGAAGACGATGAGGAGATCGACCTGGAGAGCATAGATATTGATAAAATTGATGATAACGACGGAGAGCAAAGCAATGAAGACGAGGACGACAAGCCAGAACACTTGagacaaagtgacaaagaaagttTAAAAAAGGACAATGAAGTCATCTTAGCTGGGACTGATGGACTTAAATCGAAAGACCCATTGTCACTTGTCAAGGAGACCTCTGAGTCAAGCAATACCAGAATAGTGAGCCCCGGCGGGCAGGGGACCTTACAAGTGCCACCTCATAACAAACCCAAAATCTGGTCTCTAGCAGAAACAGCCACCAGCCCTGACGGTGCAATAAAGTCTTCTCCACCATCCCCCCAGGTGAACCACACGTCTCCTACCACCACCATCCAGCACCCAGCTTTCCTGCCCAGTCATGGACTATACACATGCCAGATTGGCAAATTTCACAACTGGACAAATGGCGCTTTCCTTACTCAGAGTTCCCTGATTAATATGAGGTCCTTGTTAGGAGTAAATCACCACCACGGCTCTCACCACAACCACCATCACCTCCAGGCCCACCAGCAAGCACCACTCTTAACAGCCAACCTGGGGGGCATCAACAGCAGCGACAAAACAACAGAGAGGACCAGTCCTAAGCACACAG ACAGGGAAAATGTTCCAAGAACCGACTCTCCTCCCCAGCTAAAATCCTCCTTCCAGGCTGTTCGTGATAA CACTTTGTCACAACAAGAGGGGACACCCCGCATATTAACAGCGCTGCCTTCTGCCTGA